ATTAACACTTACAATCACCTGTCAACATGCCAATTTAACACACATGTACGTGTTATAACCTGTGTATGTATTTAACAAAACTAGGGATcagatactgtagctactagctGGAGGTGACAAAATACCCAGGACATGACTAAAGGGGAGGACTGAGTCTTGGGAAATTGTAGTTTTATATTCCATTTGACAAACATTCTATACCAAATGAAATACAATGAGTAGACTGAAAGCAGCTCCAAGTCCCTCGTTGTTTACAGATCCCATGAAACCGGATAGGTGTAAACAATATGGCAGAAGCTCCCCAAAGCCCATTGAAAAGGCTATAGATGGTGCCATCACCATTATTGCTTACATTTATACGGCTCCTTCAGATCTGTTAACACAGAAGGGATGGGGGCTAGGGGTTCAGGTCAAACATGTATGTCCCATACATACAAATTTTATCAGGGCCTGATTACATAATTGAGTTAGAGTTCTCTGCACTAGACAACACAGCCTTAAAAATGGTCACAGATTTTAGTCCATCAGATTCCTTCTTCAGATACTTCAAATCACTAGGTTCCATCCTGATACTACATGTCTGTACAAGTCACATTTAGCTGTGGTATTACATTATACTGTGATCATGTAATACTCACAACACAgtttgtaaaaaaacaacaacaaccataAAAACATTGAACTCTGGCCTTTGTCTATAAACATGTAGGTTTGGTACAGTGACCATTCAATTTGACATGCTAAGTTACATCTGGATGCCAGTTACCTTGTCGTCAGTGGGAGTGGGAACCTACTGTAGTTAAATATGTCCCCTAGAGAACTGTCAGTGGGGGTGGGAACCTACTGTAGTTAGATATGTCCCCTAGAGAACTGTCAGTGAGGGTGGGAGTGGGAACCTACTGTAGTTAAATATGTCCCTTAGAGAACTGTCATCGGTGGGAGTGGGAACCTACTGTAGTTAAATATGTCCCCTAGAGAACTGTCagtgggggtgggagtgggaaCCTACTGTAGTTAAATATGTCCCCTAgagaactgttagtgagggtggGAGTGGGAACCTACTGTAGTTAAATATGTCCCCTAGAAAACTGTCATCGGTGGGAGTGGGAACCTACTGTAGTTAAATATGTCCCCTAgagaactgttagtgagggtggGAGTGGGAACCTACTGTAGTTAAATATGTCCCCTAgagaactgttagtgagggtggGAGTGGGAACCTACTGTAGTTAAATATGTCCCCTAGAAAACTGTCATCGGTGGGAGTGGGAACCTACTGTAGTTAAATATGTCCCCTAGAGAACTGTCAGTGAGGGTGGGAGTGGGAACCTACTGTAGTTAAATATGTCCCCTAgagaactgttagtgagggtggGAGTGGGAACCTACTGTAGTTAAATATGTCCCCTAGAAAACTGTCATCGGTGGGAGTGGGAACCTACTGTAGTTAAATATGTCCCCTAGAGAACTGTCAGTGAGGGTGGGAGTGGGAACCTACTGTAGTTAAATATGTCCCCTAGAGAACTGTCAGTGAGGGTGGGAGTGGGAACCTACTGTAGTTAAATATGTCCCCTAGAGAACTGTCAGTGAGGGTGGGAGTGGGAACCTACTGTATTTAAATATGTCCCCTAGAGAACTGTCAGTGAGGGTGGGAGTGGGAACCTACTGTAGTTAAATATGTCCCCTAGAGAACTGTCAGTGAGGGTGGGAACCTACTGTAGTTAAATATGTCCCCTAGAGAACTGTCAGTGAGGGTGGGAACCTACTGTAGTTAAATATGTCCCCTAGAGAACTGTCAGTGAGGGTGGGAACCTACTGTAGTTAAATATGTCCCCTAGAGAACTGTCAGTGAGGGTGGGAGTGGGAACCTACTGTAGTTAAATATGTCCCCTAGAGAACTGTCAGTGAGGGTGGGAACCTACTGTAGTTAAATATGTCCCCTAGAGAACTGTCagtgggggtgggagtgggaaCCTACTGTAGTTAAATATGTCCCCTAGGGGTGGGAGTGGGAACCTACTGTAGTTAAATATGTCCCCTAgagaactgttagtgagggtggGAGTGGGAACCTATTGTAGTTAAATATGTCCCCTAGAAAACTGTCATCGGTGGGAGTGGGAACCTACTGTAGTTAAATATGTCCCCTAGAGAACTGTCAGTGAGGGTGGGAGTGGGAACCTACTGTAGTTAAATATGTCCCCTAGAGAACTGTCAGTGAGGGTGGGAGTGGGAACCTACTGTAGTTAAATATGTCCCCTAGAGAACTGTCAGTGAGGGTGGGAGTGGGAACCTACTGTATTTAAATATGTCCCCTAGAGAACTGTCATTGAGGGTGGGAGTGGGAACCTACTGTAGTTAAATATGTCCCCTAGAGAACTGTCAGTGAGGGTGGGAACCTACTGTAGTTAAATATGTCCCCTAGAGAACTGTCAGTGAGGGTGGGAACCTACTGTAGTTAAATATGTCCCCTAGAGAACTGTCAGTGAGGGTGGGAACCTACTGTAGTTAAATATGTCCCCTAGAGAACTGTCAGTGAGGGTGGGAACCTACTGTAGTTAAATATGTCCCCTAGAGAACTGTCAGTGAGGGTGGGAGTGGGAACCTACTGTAGTTAAATATGTCCCCTAGAGAACTGTCAGTGAGGGTGGGAGTGGGAACCTACTGTAGTTAAATATGTCCCCTAGAGAACTGTCAGTGAGGGTGGGAGTGGGAACCTACTGTAGTTAAATATGTCCCCTAGAGAACTGTCATCGGTGGGAATGGGAACCTACTGTAGTTAAATATGTCCCCTAGAGAACTGTCATCGGTGGGAATGGGAACCTACTGTAGTTAAATATGTCCCCTAGAGAACTGTCAGTGGGAGTGGGAACCTACTGTATTTAAATATGTCCCCTAAAGAACTGTCagtgggggtgggagtgggaaCCTACTGTAGTTAAATATGTCCCCTAGGGGTGGGAGTGGGAACCTACTGTAGTTAAATATGTCCCCTAGAGAACTGTCagtgggggtgggagtgggaaCCTACTGTAGTTAAATATGTCCCCTAGAGAACTGTCAGTGAGGGTGGGAGTGGGAACCTACTGTAGTTAAATATGTCCCCTAGAGAACTGTCAGTGAGGGTGGGAACCTACTGTAGTTAAATATGTCCCCTAGGGGTGGGAGTGGGAACCTACTGTAGTTAAATATGTCCCCTAGAGAACTGTCAGTGAGGGTGGGAGTGGGAACCTACTGTAGTTAAATATGTCCCCTAGAGAACTGTCagtgggggtgggagtgggaaCCTACTGTAGTTAAATATGTCCCCTAGAGAACTGTCAGTGAGGGGGGGGGATCTCGGCAATCAATTCCTGTCCACTCCATCACCTCAAAGGACGTGAACACGCTTTTTAAAGCTTTATTCCATTACAGCCTAACGCTAAGATAAAATTAAGTGTTTTCTTTCTAAAAATGGTGTCTGCAAGATATAGCAGGTCTCGAGACCATTGATGGATAAAAAAGCCTACTCATCTGAAATGCATATATACTTAAATGAACATACAACATCAAGACAATGAAATGTAGGTCTTCTACATGAATGTCAATATCCAAGTTAGTTCAATATATTAATACCAGCAGTAACATATCAGTCCCTTCCTTACCTTAAAAACTCTATTCACAGTCACACCTGCAAAAATAACAGAGAACAACAATAGTATATAGGTCATGGGAGGCTTGGGGCTAGAGCTGGCTAGTTCCCAGAAACTGATCAGGGTCGACTTTGGCATCTTTGTCTGAATGCATCCATTCAACCTGCATATAATACATTAAGAATACACGTACAGTCAGTGTCCGCCCTGTTATGATCATTCATAATAGCGCATGGCACCTTATGACAGACTAGGAGCCTGCAAGTAATTATTTGGATGgacagtgtataccatgtgtatcctgtaataACATTATAGATCCATGAATGCCTACATAAAGCATTTCACACAGGTGTTTCACAGAATGTATTTTGTTTGGAACTATTTCTTTATCTGCAAGTTCATATGTATACAACTTTGACATAAAGAAACCAACTACTGTTTCCATATCTATCCACACAGTAGGTATAACATTAAAAAGCAGGCTGATCACTGTTGTGAAATAACAGGTGTTAAAACTACTTTCATGTATGGATTCTCAATGCGAGGTTTCAATATTTGGCATTTTGAGAACCATGTTACAAACAGTCCATTTTGCATGGTGTAGTCTAGTCCAGTGAAAGCATGGTGGGGCTTGAAGGACACACCCTGAATGCTACGCAACGTGCTCTTCGAGGACCTGCTCCAAGGCCCTGCTTCCATTCTTCAAAATGCCCTCTATGGCTGCAGCGTCCATTACTGGGTGCTTGGCCCTGCATTTGTGGGGGTGCTCGCCCCCCGTTTCGAGGAAGGCCACCCTCTTTCCACCGGTGACCCTTCTGTCTGCGAGCTCCGCCTCTCTGGGGTCTGCACAGAGGAGCATGGCTCGCCCGCCGCACCCACCAACGCCCCCGGCCTTTCCACCATGGCAACGGCAGGGAGTGAGGTACAGGTAGAGGAGCACCAGGACGATGCTGACCACACAGGACGCCAGCGTGGTAAATGCCGTGTTAAAATGCTCCCCGCCGCTGCTACGTTCCTCCCCGCTCTTGCCTGGCCTGCTGGGGTTACCTACGGAGACGGTGACCTCCAAAGTCTCGTTGGAGCTCCGGTGTCGACCGCGGACTGCCACGCATGAGTAAGTCCCTGAATCCTCCCGGAGAGCCCCTCGGATCTCCAGGGTACCGTTGGTGAGGACCGTGAGGCGGCTGCTCTGACCGTCTGTTACACCCAGTGCCGGGGATCCATCGCCCGGGGTCACCCAGAACACCATCAACCCTTCCCGGAGGGGGAGAGAAACGCCAGGGCACGGCACCATGAGCCAATCGCCAGGCTCTGCCTGGTAAGACACTTCTACAGTTCCATGGAACCCACCCTGAGGGCTAGCAGAACAATTCAGCCACTCCTCCTGACCCAGGCTGCATGGATACTCCTCCCTGAAGTCTAGTAGGGGACGGTACTGCCTCCTCTCCCAGTACTCCAGCATGGCTCGCAGGGCACAGTCGCACACCAACGGGTTCCCCTGCAAATAGATGCCACCCTGCTGCCAGGTGGCCAGAGAGAGTAGGCTCTGCACGGGCACCTGCCTCACCATGTTCATCGACAAATCCAGGAAACGCAGACATGGCAGAGCCCCATCTCGCTGGTAGAGCTCCAGGGGGAAGGCAGTCAGTCTGTTCCCGCCCAGATACAGCCTTTCCAGGCTGCTCAGACCCTGGAAGGCACCCGCCATGGTCTGACTGATGTGGTTTCCAAACAGAAGCAGCACTTCCAGTTCCCCGAGCCCATGGAAGGCAGATGCGTTGAGCCGAGACAGCCCATTGGACGAGAGGTCCAGGTGGCGAAGGTGAGGGGTGGGGGCGAAGGTGTCCGGTGCCAGATGGGTAATGGCGTTTTGACTGAGGACCAGCGTGGTCAGCCTGTCCAGACACCGGTCTGGCCAATCCAAGAGCAGAGCAGTGAGGACATTGTGACTGAGGTCCAATCGGGTGACATAGCCAGGGAGGTCAGGGGGAACGATTGACAGATTGAGACCACTGCAGGAGACGATGTCGCTGGCACACAGGCAGGGTGGTGGGCAGGCGGCCGTGAACGTCATACGGGACAGACACATGGACAGGAGGAATGCCAAGGTAACCCTAAAGCCATGTAAGTGCCCGTCAATTGACACACCCAGCGGTTGTGGCACAACGGGACACATTCTACTGTTTGATGGCTGAGTCTCAGCTTGTTGGTGAAGAAGTTGCAAACATCTTATGAGCCACTCTTAAGCGTCCCATtcaaaaagagagcgagagagagcgagagacacacagagagggagagatgggtatTAGCATCCGATAATGTCATATGAGTGATTAACTTGTTTTCTCTGCAAAATAACCTTAATGCTAGAGTCCTTAATGAAAACAATAAAAAGCGCCCAtcccacctctgttttggtaaaaaactgagggatggagatggagaaatgtaaacactctcaaattcatagacagagctgtggatgtAAGGACTGATGATCCATTATATCAGAATTATACTTTTAACCACGTTTTGAGGctttacagtgtttgtttacattgtttacaacattggagtaaaatatgcttacattttgggttctgatggggttatacagttgaactaaactcatgagggATTAGCTATTACATTTGATAACCATCTGGTTTATGCTCGTTTAGAAGGCAATTTACAGTGGAATTAGCTCGAACCATCATGTAGTTTGTACTAGTGAAACTGTTATTTTACCAGCTGAAAATTATGCTATAAGGGAATAGATTGAGTCTCATAGAAAATACTCCCAGAGAGCCGCAGAACAAAAGGAAAGGTCCAAGCAATAGAAAGTTTAACATAACCACTTACATTTCCAAACGATGAAGATCCTCACAATAATGCGACATCGTTTCTTCGTATTGTGACCAAAACCAATGAACGTATTTCGCTCTCTGGAACTGTTTTATTCTCATACAAGATGCCTAGGCTATATTCcgttattaaaaaaaaatggaaccaATACTTCATACAATAAAATACACTTTCTAGTGTATTGTCATCTCCAAACAGACTCCAAAAGCGTCCAAATGAAAGCAGGGCTTGCGGTTGCTCACAAAATAAATATGGCACATCGATAGTAGGCTAAGGCTATTAAACCAATTAGGCGACTTGTTTCCTCGCGTCCCCGACAAATTAAACCGTTGCTTGGATGCCACGGTGTGTCTGGGTAGGTTACGTTATTGCGCAGCATCATTGGTCTACAACCCTGAattgattttatatatatatatacaacgtGTAAACACAGACTTTGCAAATAAACATGTTTCATTTACAAATAAAACAATGGATACTGTCGGCTGATAGATGGACCTATTATTGATAATCAGGCTGCAACAATTGCATTATAATATTGGCATTAGCGTTATTGGCTGaaatatataaacatataaaCGCCACATGTTAAGTGTTGGTTACATTTAtcattagctgaaataaaagatcccaaacaTGTTCCATaatgtacaaaaagcttatttctttcaaattttgcgcaccaatttgtttacatccctgaaaGTGAGcctttctcatttgccaagataatccatccacctgacaggtgtggcatatcaagaagctgattaaacagcatgatcattaaacaggtgcaccttgtgctggggacagtaaaaggccactaaaatgttttgtcacacaacacaatgccacagatgtctcaagttgagggagcatgcaattggcatgctgactgtaggaatgtccaacagagctgttgccagagaattggatgttaatttctctaccataagacgccgccatcattttagagaatttggcagtacatccaatcggcctcacaactgcagaccacgtgtaaccacgccactTACACATCCAGGTTCTTCACCTGTAGGATTGTCtgaggggaggggatgggtgctgaggagtatttctgtctgtaattatAGGGGGCTACTACTACCATATTTACAATTTTTGTTGCTAAAGGctaatcaaatgtaatttgtaaTATACAAGTCTAATCAAGAAATGTAGGCTATGAAAGCAAAGAGATCATTACAGATATTGATCAAATCCATAATCAGTAAGTGCAATCAAAGGTTTTTTCTTGAATTATGTAGGctacatcccactgggcacagatgtcagttcaacatctagttttgatttatatttggttgagttgtcaactaaagtgaattcaacaacaacaacaaattcaccatgtcattggatttaggttaaaagttgggcgAAAACCCCAGATATacccttatgttgatgacttttggAAAATCCAATCAGTATTCCactcaaccagtttttgccctgTGGGATGTTTCTTTGGCCAAACATGTTATTGCATGTTGTTCATTGAAAGGATCCTGTGTTGACACAATTAGGTGGCCTATCCCATATCTCTCAAGTCTCCACTTTTtaaacctttgtttaactaggcaagtcagttaagaacaaattcttatttacaatgatagcctgggaacagtgggattaactaccttgttcagaggcagaacgacagatttttaccttgtcagctcggggattcgatttagCAACCTTTTGATTACTTGCCAAactctcttaaccactaggctacctgccgccccacttatAGGGCCAATCCtctgttgaaacaataacaaagcatcaaccctgcctctgttttggtaaaaagccaagGGTTGAGCCTGGAGAAATTTAAAcattcaaattcatagacagaggaCTGACCATACGTTACATCAAAGGTGTAGTTTTAACCATTAATACCATGTTTTAACTaggttttgaggctatacagtgttgaggcaatacatttacaatgtttacaatcaTTGTAGTAAAAccagcttatattttgggttcagatggggtgtgacagttgaactgagctcatgaggcattaagttatattcttcaataatgtgtatatataattcatttatgagtccaaaaatggatgcagCAACTGCAGTTTGCCCCTCGTtctacccctgagcaaggcagttaacccagtgttcctgggcgacgatgacgtggatgtcgattaaggcagctccttgcacctctctgattcagaggttgggctaaatgcggaagacacatttcagttgaatgcattcagttgtacaacggactaggcatccccctttcccttcaaGTCATACGAAGACAGTGGCCTATTTCAATCGGAATAGAGAGTAGCATGGTTATAGAAATCACCATATGTCTTCTACCACAGTCTTTAGTGGAGAAGAACTTCAACAGACATCCACTGTAACAAACTGGTGCATTGAACTGTATTTGGCACCTGAAAATGGAACAATAGATTGATTGTATAAGAAAATAATTACAGgcctacagtatacagtgccttgcgaaagtattcggcccccttgaactttgcgaccttttgccacatttcaggcttcaaacataaagatataaaactgtctttttttgtgaagaatcaacaacaagtgggacacaatcatgaagtggaacgacatttattggatatttcaaacttttttaacaaatcaaaaactgaaaaattggcgtgcaaaattattcagcccccttaagttaatactttgtagcgccaccttttgctgcgattacagctgtaagtcgcttggggtatgtctctatcagttttgcacatcgagagactgaatttttttaccattcctccttgcaaaacagctcaagctcagtgaggttggatggagagcatttgtgaacagcagttttcagttctttccacagattctcgattggattcaggtctggactttgacttggccattctaacacctggatatgtttatttttgaaccattccattgtagattttgctttatgttttggatcattgtcttgttggaagacaaatctccgtcccagtctcaggtcttttgcagactccatcaggttttcttccagaatggtcctgtatttggctccatccatcttcccatcaattttaaccatcttccctgtccctgctgaagaaaagcaggcccaaaccatgatgctgccaccaccatgtttgacagtggggatggtgtgttcagctgtgttgcttttacgccaaacataacgttttgcattgttgccaaaaagttcaattttggtttcatctgaccagagcaccttcttccacatgtttggtgtgtctcccaggtggcttatggcaaactttaaacaacactttttatggatatctttaagaaatggctttcttcttgccactcttccataaaggccagatttgagcaatatacgactgattgttgtcctatggacagagtctcccacctcagctgtagatctctgcagttcatccagagtgatcatgggcctcttggctgcatctctgatcagtcttctccttgtatgagctgaaagtttagagggacg
Above is a genomic segment from Oncorhynchus clarkii lewisi isolate Uvic-CL-2024 chromosome 33, UVic_Ocla_1.0, whole genome shotgun sequence containing:
- the LOC139392493 gene encoding amphoterin-induced protein 2-like, whose amino-acid sequence is MCPVVPQPLGVSIDGHLHGFRVTLAFLLSMCLSRMTFTAACPPPCLCASDIVSCSGLNLSIVPPDLPGYVTRLDLSHNVLTALLLDWPDRCLDRLTTLVLSQNAITHLAPDTFAPTPHLRHLDLSSNGLSRLNASAFHGLGELEVLLLFGNHISQTMAGAFQGLSSLERLYLGGNRLTAFPLELYQRDGALPCLRFLDLSMNMVRQVPVQSLLSLATWQQGGIYLQGNPLVCDCALRAMLEYWERRQYRPLLDFREEYPCSLGQEEWLNCSASPQGGFHGTVEVSYQAEPGDWLMVPCPGVSLPLREGLMVFWVTPGDGSPALGVTDGQSSRLTVLTNGTLEIRGALREDSGTYSCVAVRGRHRSSNETLEVTVSVGNPSRPGKSGEERSSGGEHFNTAFTTLASCVVSIVLVLLYLYLTPCRCHGGKAGGVGGCGGRAMLLCADPREAELADRRVTGGKRVAFLETGGEHPHKCRAKHPVMDAAAIEGILKNGSRALEQVLEEHVA